The window AAAGCAAGCAGAGCCAGTGCTGGGACCAGTCACGTCTTTATTAGTATCTGCAGCAGGGCCAACGAAGTCCTTCTCATCTACAGGGAACTTTAGTGGATACTCTGCCCACTGGGGCCAGGGATTTTAGCTTTTCTATTGGCAACTGGGACAGGGTAGTGGAAGAGTCTGGAACCAGGAACAGGTGGAGAGATTTCTTGCCACCTACAAGGCAGGCACAGGAGTTCCCCATGCTGGTGCCAAAGAAGGCCagagtaaaggaagagaaaaagctgCAGATGGTAAcagtcacagcaatagaactgaGCTCATGGGATCAGAAAGGCATTTcctaatgaaaacaacttggtgtATGGAGTAAGGATATGGGCTAGTACTAACAAAACAGGCAAGATATTCATGATAGTTGAAATCATAAAACTTTCCTCCATAAAGAGCTCCATCACCTTTATCAAGCAAGCTCCTTAGCCTGGAGGACACTACAGTCCAAACCCTACCTCAGTACCAAGCCAACTGTGTTGATTCTTTGGACAGGTAAGGATGTTCTCTGCCCTTTCTTGCTGCCAGCAGCACCCAGCCTTGCTCCTTGCATGTGTCCTAGTCAGACTGATAACTGtagctttgttgttttttcttgtgATAGCCATCCCTCAGACACTTGTAGCTAAATGAAATCATGTTTGCTGTATCTAGAAGAAATAGATCTGTTTATGATTTATGGGGGTGTCTGGCAATAGGGGTGAGGATTTCGGCCAAGTCTGCCTGAGATGTTAGCTTCctctgagagggaaggaggatAAGTGGTGGAGTGGGCCAGGCATAGAGAGCTTAACAGAGAGGGAAATGTCAGAATGAGACAGGGTTTAAATGGGTAGTCCACGAAGAAAAGCGTCTTTTGTGCTCTATGTTCAGGTCCGGAAGTCGGAGCCCCAGGGCTCAGAACCAGCAAGGCGACCACATGAGAGAACCAAGTGCAGCACCTGTGGCGGCCCCAGCAAGCATGCCCATGGCCAAAGGGGCGCCCGCGTTGTAGCAAGGATCCTCCCTCACTATCACGTGTGTCACACCAGGGCCTGTAAGAAGAGCCAAAGGGTTAGTTAGGTTCAACCCCTGTGACCCTAATCCAATCCCACATTAAGGTATGGAACTGTAAACTCATTCTGCTTCCCAGTCAGAGGAGCTGAGACTTTGAGTGCACTTGCCACTGATGTTTAATGACCATGGGGCTGGGGGCTATGCTACAGGAAACCTCAGGATCCCTAGGCGCCTGGGGTTATGCAGTATCTGGGGATGGACACTAGTAACCAAGACCTTGGGAATAGGAAGGAGGTTATTGCCATTCCTGCAATAGCCACCTGGGGTCGCCAGCAGCACAGGAATGTCATTGCTGAGAAGTCTGGCTGGGTGGGGCAGgccctgggaggctgggagatgaGAGAGGGAATAGGGATCCAGAGTCCTGCTGGTGGGATTTGGAAGATACGTGTGCCCTAAGAGCCCAGTGAAGCTTAGTCTTCTCTGGTGGGTCGTGGACAAGGTTTGGTGCAGGACTGTGATGGGCACTTACCTGCATAAGAAGGCCCATAGTAGCTGCGGACATATGTTGCCTCATGCGCGTTGGGGGGCACCACCTCATAGTAGTCTTGATACGGGCTGTAGATGCGTACCTGGGAAGTCCAGTCAGGTCAAATGCCCAGGAACTTCCTGGTCTGGGTTTGGTCCTGTAGCCACCTTCCTCCCCAGGCACCAGGAAGCTAAAGGAAAAGGTACTACCTCCCCCATAGAATCCATGACCTTTCTCTAAAACTCAGCCTTTACATCTCGCTCCCAATGACGCCTTTTCACTTACTCTGGCTTCCTACATGGCTCAAATTATCCGTGGCTCCCAAATCTCCTTTATAGGTCCAACAACTCTACAGTTCCTCTCACTTGGAAAAACCTGATTACTCTCCTAGTCACAGGAAGAGAACTGTGGCCAAGCCGTAGGCAAGAATTAAAGGAGGACTGGGGCGAAGGAAAGGAAGAGTAGGGAGAAGAAGGAATTGAAGTAACATCCAGTTTCTACTACAGAGTGGGTCCCAAGGGAGATGTCCTTAGAGACAGGAGTGCTGTCTACATAGTACCCAGCGCTGTGggctgaggcacagagaagctgGGAGTGTTGCCTGCCCCTTCAGGTTTCTGCCAACCTTCCAGAGCCTAGCTCAAAAGTCACCGtctccaggaagccctcctgGTCTCGGAAGTACTTCTTCCCTGGCTCTCTGTCTCCTGACAGTTCCCTCTTTATCCTTTGTCTTCGCCTTTCCAGCCTGCTCCTTAGATGTGTACCACCAGCAGGGAATAGTGCCTGACAGGAGTCAGTAAATACATTCATGATTAGCAGTAACTGCCAAGCCTGACCTGCCCCTTTACTCATGGGGTAGTAGACCTGAAGGGGATCACGGCCACCTTGTCTCCTGGGACTTTCCCTTTTAGCCCCCTTGTGTCGCTCACACAAGAAGGCTTTACACCAGGATGGCAACTCTCCTTAGAAATTTCagcctgtggtggtggtgatgcacgcctttaatcccagcacacgggaggcagaaacaggtgactttgaggccagaggatagccaaggctacccaaaaaaaccctgtctcgaaaaacaaaaacagaagaaaaggtttGTATGTGTCCAACTTTACTAACACATATGGACTGTGCTGTTTCCCCACCTCACAGCCCTGTTCTTGGTGGAAATGTCCTTGTCTAAATGCCAGCACCGTGCACTCGAGCCAAGAAGTCATGTGGGCACCTTGATTAAGGGGTTCCTTCTCCTTTTTACCCTTTTGTGTATGGggatgcatgtgtgcctgtagtCAGAGGTTGATGCAAGATGCCTTTCTTACTTACTTTCCACTTTATTGTTGAGATAGGAACTTGGAACTTGCTGGTTAACCCGAACCAAACTGCCAGGCCAGCATTCTCCTATCTCAACCTCCCTGGCACTGAGATTGTGCATAGCATTGCTTTGCTGtttccacatgggtgctgggatctaactcaggttaGGATCCTCATGCTTTCATGGCAAcaactttcctgactgagccgTCACTccatttttgaaacaggattttgaATGCAACctagtttggccttgaactcactgtatagatgaGGGTAACAATGAccttctgatcttcctacctctacttcccgggtactggggttacaggaagACACCACTAAGCCTGGCTATAGAACCTTTGCCCTTTGGGGAGAGTGGGTGTTTGATACACAGCCCAAGCTACCTTTGAACTCACAATATTCCTGCTTTAGTTCCTGGGTATTGGGATTATACGCATATACCACCAAACACAGAATTTTCTCTCCTGGGATGTTGCATACTCTGCCTTTCACACCAGGTCTCAGAGTTTTACCTTCTCAATAGCTCTTCTGACAACCTGCAGGCCAGTGCTGGGAGAGTAAGCCATTGGCTTTAACACCCTGGACACTAGAGTGATCTTGGTGGGGAGGGGTGTTTTTCAAAGGAATTGTTGGGGAGAAAAGTCAGACTCGAGAAGACTGAAGGATTCTTAAGGTAGACAGACGGGAAATCAACATTATTACATGTGCCTGCCCTGAAGCTTCCTTCAGTAAGCTGGCCTCTATAAGGATCCAGAGTGGGTGGAAAATACAACCTCATGCCTCTCCAGGGCCCCTGTCCCTACCCTCCAACTCTGGGATgcccaaaagaaaacagagcacCTGGCAACAGGCAGGTCACCCCAGAAACAACCTCTGCGGGCAGAGACGGTGCTGCCCAACCAGTGAGTGACATGTAAACAACCTCCTGGCCTCATCTAAAACTGTTGTGTTCTTAGGTTTGTGGTCTTTAAATCCAGTTTTTAGGCCTTGTACTTGCGGTTCCGGGCCTCTCTGGTAAACTGAGCAATATTGATGAAGCTAAGTAACCTCTCGGAGCATGTTTCTCATTATCCTGGGAAACTCCAGAAAAACTGCACCTATTGGTCAGGTACTTCAGGGCTCAGTCCGGCATGCCACCATCCCCAGAGCCTCACCCATGCTAAGcatgtgctccaccactgagacACAAACCTGACTCTAGGAGTGTATATAGTTCAGTGTTACAAACAGTGTTTACACTGGATgcgggtggcgcacacctttaattcgcgcacacctttaattccagcacctgggaggcagagacaggcggatctctatgagttcgagaccagcctggtctaaagagcaagttccaggacaggctccaaagctactgtcttgaaaaacaaaaaaagcagtgtTTACCTAACGTATTAGGctccaagttcaattcctggcaccacaaaatatttatatgcttttatatttatattacagttcctAGGCCCCACTCCAGACTTAGGAGGCACATACAGGAAACCAACATTTGTTTCTGTCATGTAAGTCCCTAAGCAATTCTAAATCACAGCATCAATGAGCAAGAAAAGAGTGCAGCTGACCATATACTTCCTGTCACATAGCACTAGACCAGGTGAAAAGAGTGCAGCTGACCATATACTTCCTGTCACATTGCACTNNNNNNNNNNNNNNNNNNNNNNNNNNNNNNNNNNNNNNNNNNNNNNNNNNNNNNNNNNNNNNNNNNNNNNNNNNNNNNNNNNNNNNNNNNNNNNNNNNNNGCACTAGACCAGGTGAAAAGAGTGCAGCTGACCATATACTTCCTGTCACATTGCACTAGACCAGGTGAAAAGAGTGCAGCTGACCATATACTTCCACAAGCTCCCATGTCACAGAGCACTAGACCAGGTGCTCTGCTAAGCCCTGAGGACAGAAAGTTGAGGCCCAGACTGAACtcaggagacacacctctgggcatgACTGTGCTGTTTCCAGACCTAACTAAGGAGGAGAGGACCTCCTCCCCCATTAAAGATGGGTTTGAGTTTCAGGCTAAAcagaagggaaatgaaagagctGGACACTagtatttatttccctttctctagCTGAATGTGAGCAAGTAGCCTCATTCACACGTGAAGGAGTGTAATCTCAAACTATGAACCAGCATAAACCCCTCGTTGCTTAAATTGCTTCTTGGGAGGTGTTTGGTCATGATAAGAAAAGtaaatatgggctggagagatggctcagcagttaagagcaatggctgctcttccagaggtcctgagttcaactcccagcaaccacatggtggctcacaaccatctgtaatgagatctggtgccctcttctggcctgcaggcatacatgcaggtagaacactgcatacataataaaatcttgggggggggggaagaggagcaggaggaagaagaaaactactACATCCTAATTCCAAGAAACCTCCATGTCAAGAACAGATCCACTCCCTTCGTAAGACTGTTCCCATCACTGACCACTGAGTAAGCACATGCTGTACACCCAGCCCTGTCCTGGGTTTCACTGGGCAGAACCATTTAGTCCTTTCCTTGGAGGAAGTTCCTGTTTCAGAGGGTCAAAGCAAACGGGAATAAAGTGACTCTGAGGCCAGGTAAAATGAAGCCAGTGCTAAGAACCAGTGACAGTGGACTATGCCCTGAGTGCCTGAAGCTCTGGGAAGGTGGCAGCCTTTGAGGCAGTTCTTTAAGGATGAGAAGAAGCTAAGGGTTTGGGCAACAGAGGACAGTGTGAGTATCAGTAGGAGGTGAGAATtaacagcagctgcagcaggggGCAGAGTAAACACAGTGGGGAAGAAGTGTGACGAGCAAAGCTGGGAGGATACCATAGGCCTTGAAAGGCAGCTGTGGTCCAGTGAGGAAAGGGGAGCCATTGATGTCCATGGACAGGAAAGGGATGAGACAGGTGACTTTGGAGGCTCATCCTGATGgccagaaaggaggcagaatgacTGAGCTTGCACTTACCCAGATCCGCCTCTCAACCTTACAGGGGTTCCAAGAGAGGGTCGTACACCTGACCTTAGGACAAACCCGACGGCTCCTGGGTGGGACGGTGGCTCCAGCTGGGGCCTGCTCCAGCCACAGAAATccaagaagggagagggagggagatggcagAGACAAGACAGCTCCAAAGTTGGGGTCAGCCTGGACCAGAGagccagactctgtctcaaaaacaatcacaaaaaGGCAGGCTGCTAGGGAGGGACCAGTTAGCTGGAGCCAGTCTCCCTGCAACAGGCTGCAGATCTGGGTCTTGCTGGCTGACAGACCGAGGAATGCAGGTATTTAGGAGATACAGGTGAGAGTGCTTAGTGATTGGTGAGAGTCTGAAGCATTGCCCGAGGCTCCCTGTGGGCTCTCTCACCTGGACAGTGTCCACTGGGAAGCAGCAGAGGAGACAGATCGTTGGAAACCCTCTTGAGTATATCCACCTGCTGAAGCCCTGGCAGGGCTATGCCATTTCATCCTCCTACAAGGACTGGGGTTGGCAGCAGTAGGTATATTAACCCACTTTACAGACAGAGAAGCCAAGGTTTAGAAAGGGGAAATGAGTCTCACAATCTTAAGTCACTGGAGACTTGGTAGGGaagacagatgtgtgtgtgcatgtttgcaaaCGTGCATCTAAGGGCTGAAGTCTGGCCTGGTTGGAAGGTTTACCATGGAGGGAGTGGCATTACAGAGACGACCTCTGAGCTCATCAGGGTCAGGCCGTGAAGGGTTTCGAAGTCTAGTTGGAGGAATAGCCTTTTCCTGACACTGCGGTCAGCCATTGGGGGCTGCCTTGGGTTTTCAGGTGGGAGGTGGTTGTGAGAAGCTAGAAGGAAGACCAAGAATCATCAGAGGGAAGGAGCCAGGTTGGCTAACCACCCTCTGAGCTCCaaagccccctcccccctccagcaGGGCCAGTCAGTGATACTGAGAAGACAGCAGGAGGGAGATGAGGACTGACCGCTCTGCATTTTGTGATTCTATGATGCtgtcctgctcctcctctgcctgtCCACCTGCCTGCTGTACTTACCCCTCACCTCACCTCGTCTTCCATGTcccctctctttgcttcctggctttaTTAGGGTTGGtgcttgtgtttttgtatttctgtctgtctgtctgttcacaTCTGTGTCTGTGGGCTTCTCTGTCCCTGAGGCTATGCAGGAGTGGCCTGTGTTATGTGCCTCCCTCCCCTATTCTTGGAAGAGGCTCATAAGGATATACTCACAGATGAAGCTAGAACTGTGGGGTAAAGAGATTGGGATCCCATGTGCTTGAAACcaggtggtgggggagggaggagctagAAGGAGGCTATTGCTCCTTTTTTCCTGAGTAACTGACACCCCTTACTCCACCTCTGACCCACTCCCAGCACATGAACAGCTGGCTCAGGACTCATACAGGGGCCTGGTAACATCTCCTAGTCTCTTAAAGTGTAAAGTGGAGGTTTACTGGTGCTCTTAGCAGACACCAGTATTCTTAGGGCAAGGCATGGCTAtttatgcctgtaattctagcacttggaaagctgagacagaagaatcactacagatttgaggccagtctgggctgcatgagttcaaggccagcctgagattcAAAGTGATACtctaagtaaaaaataataataataataaccaccaatattctttttttttttttggtttttcgagacagggtttctctgtggatttggagcctgccctggaactagctctgtagaccaggctggtctcgaactcacagagatccgcctgcctctgcctcccgagtgctgggattaaaggcgtgcgccaccaccgcccagcaccaCCAATATTCTTAACACAAGGCACAGGCCTGAATCCCCAGCTGTCCTCCTCCCCCTCATACCATTCTCTGGGCAGCAGCCAATCTGACAATTAACTCTTTCAGGCCTTTGCACATACTGGTCCCCCTTGGAAAGCTGTTTCCTTCACGATAGCCCCACCTTTCACCCGATTTATATTTATCCTTCAAGTCTCATCTTCAAATGAATTCACATCTGGATCAGACCACCAAAAGCGTCACATACTGAATGCCTCTGCCAGAGCGGTGGCTAATATCACAATGGaatcattaattaattagttgTTTTATATCTGGCTTCTTCTAGACCGAGTGCAGGAAGGTAGAGCCTACATCCCTTGGTTTACTCCCAGTCCCTGACCCCTGGCATGGTGCCCAACACACCGTAAGATGCATATCTGTTGTGTAGATAAATGAGCTTCAACCTTAACCATCTGCAGAGAGGGAACAGTAACTCCTCTCTCCTCACAGGACCGTTCTGAAAGGTATGATAGCACATGCATCCCTCTTTTCTAGCTTCTATGCAACCCTCCAGTGAGTCCTCCTGGaggcttctctccctccctcctgctgactcctcccttctccacAGGGGACTCCAGGGGGCTGCAGGAATCTCTCCGTCCTAGACTGAACTGACAGGCAGAGACCGAGTCTGA is drawn from Microtus ochrogaster isolate Prairie Vole_2 unplaced genomic scaffold, MicOch1.0 UNK41, whole genome shotgun sequence and contains these coding sequences:
- the Plekhb1 gene encoding pleckstrin homology domain-containing family B member 1 isoform X3 yields the protein MALVRSGWLWRQSSILRRWKRNWFALWLDGTLGYYHDETAQDEEDRVLIHFNVRDIKVGQECHDVQPPEGRSRDGLLTVNLREGSRLHLCAETRDDAIAWKTALLEANSTPAPAGATVPPRSRRVCPKDEPPKSPVSSLSCPWTSMAPLSSLDHSCLSRPMVSSQLCSSHFFPTVFTLPPAAAAVNSHLLLILTLSSVAQTLSFFSSLKNCLKGCHLPRASGTQGIVHCHWFLALASFYLASESLYSRLL